One genomic window of Halolamina sediminis includes the following:
- a CDS encoding cytochrome b/b6 domain-containing protein has translation MTNLDHGKFTRMTTVFHSLLAMDVFFLFFTGYAIMFNDELWWMLTLMGGSGAVAALHRAFGVGLLALVVFWMLMMVTTDTGRSNFREIMPTPGDAKAFVQDIQFVLGNAEERHPNARQFAGGTADEVPLLSYVGKGVVFIFAAELTLLSISGLLIWSKTGLMQYFATQTAAIAFVVFHGLLGVVMLMGVMFHIFEHGFHPAFFPVETKAFIPRSMIPEEHDDDHEGTGIEHLELSPNWASASNLGGAATVIGIVSVLVASIYDTGYPVSLELLVGGGPTNLLLTVGVNIGVLVLFLGMVLSVYGNLVRIRWEQRMAEEEADSVDAEAAD, from the coding sequence ATGACGAATCTCGACCACGGGAAGTTCACGCGGATGACGACAGTGTTCCACTCGCTGCTCGCCATGGACGTGTTCTTCCTGTTCTTCACGGGGTACGCCATCATGTTCAACGACGAGCTCTGGTGGATGCTCACCCTGATGGGTGGCTCCGGCGCGGTCGCTGCGCTCCACCGAGCGTTCGGCGTCGGCCTGCTGGCGCTGGTCGTGTTCTGGATGCTGATGATGGTGACCACGGACACCGGGCGCTCGAACTTCCGTGAGATCATGCCGACGCCCGGCGACGCGAAGGCGTTCGTGCAGGACATCCAGTTCGTGCTGGGCAACGCCGAGGAGCGCCACCCCAACGCCCGACAGTTCGCGGGCGGCACGGCCGACGAGGTGCCGCTGCTGAGCTACGTCGGCAAGGGCGTGGTGTTCATCTTCGCCGCGGAGCTGACGCTGCTGTCGATCTCCGGGCTGCTCATTTGGAGCAAGACCGGACTGATGCAGTACTTCGCGACCCAGACCGCGGCGATCGCGTTCGTCGTGTTCCACGGCCTGCTGGGGGTCGTGATGCTGATGGGTGTGATGTTCCACATCTTCGAGCACGGGTTCCACCCGGCGTTCTTCCCGGTGGAGACCAAGGCGTTCATCCCCCGCTCGATGATCCCCGAGGAACACGACGACGACCACGAGGGGACGGGCATCGAGCACCTCGAGCTCTCGCCCAACTGGGCGAGCGCGTCCAACCTCGGCGGCGCGGCGACGGTGATCGGGATCGTCAGCGTGCTGGTGGCCAGCATCTACGACACCGGCTACCCGGTGTCGCTCGAACTGCTGGTCGGCGGCGGTCCGACGAACCTGCTGCTGACCGTCGGCGTCAACATCGGCGTGCTCGTGCTGTTCCTCGGCATGGTGCTGTCGGTGTACGGCAACCTCGTCCGCATCCGCTGGGAACAGCGTATGGCCGAGGAGGAGGCCGACAGCGTCGACGCCGAAGCGGCCGACTGA
- a CDS encoding aldehyde ferredoxin oxidoreductase family protein yields the protein MQRESVLRVDLTRGAVTEEPVPEQWRRRYLGGKGLGARYLYEELSADADPLGPENRLCFALGPLSGYLPGETRYAAVTKSPLTGGFLDSYAGGQFPLALAGALPNCLAVIVQGAADEPTTLVVEDGAADLVPAENWGADTVETAEAYPDASVACIGPAGENEVAYATVASDAGDHHAGRGGVGAVMGAKRLKAVVARGDRPEIPPAIEELRERTDAEYADHATGRWQAASGTLESVEFADEVGALATEGWQAGRFEGSEGVGISAARDAAIERERGDDRVPGGFRVDTEEGESVPRGATPISLGAGLGIDDFDAVAALGAACDRLGVDVIESGSAVSWTVLAAEAGVVDETVEFGDDEAARELVERIARREDPLADALGQGVAEAAAFAARNERGGDGADAGDTDLSGEELVPTVKAMALPGYDPRGAEGMALAYATSDRGGCHRRARPVEEEVFHDRSRAETVREVAEAQTARSVLWSLVADDFLGDVLREDLGAEWLRAVGIDHDAASLARAGERIWTLVRLFNAREGFDRADDELPARLRQAREDGAAIDPAAFERTLDAYYEFRGWGRDGLPTREFVTTLDLDDVIDAETPLSTDAPAPAGDATVPDDTQTE from the coding sequence ATGCAACGGGAGTCGGTACTTCGCGTCGACCTCACCCGCGGGGCGGTCACCGAGGAGCCCGTGCCCGAGCAGTGGCGTCGACGCTACCTCGGCGGGAAGGGGCTCGGCGCACGCTACCTCTACGAGGAGCTGTCGGCCGACGCCGACCCGCTGGGGCCGGAGAACCGGCTCTGTTTCGCGCTCGGCCCGCTGTCGGGCTACCTCCCCGGTGAGACCCGCTACGCCGCGGTGACGAAGTCGCCGCTGACGGGCGGGTTCCTCGACTCCTACGCCGGCGGGCAGTTCCCGCTCGCGCTCGCCGGCGCGCTGCCGAACTGTCTCGCCGTGATCGTGCAGGGCGCCGCCGACGAGCCGACGACGCTGGTCGTCGAGGACGGCGCCGCCGACCTCGTCCCGGCCGAGAACTGGGGCGCCGACACCGTCGAGACGGCCGAGGCCTACCCCGACGCGAGCGTCGCGTGTATCGGCCCGGCCGGTGAGAACGAGGTCGCCTACGCGACCGTCGCGTCCGACGCCGGCGACCACCACGCGGGCCGCGGTGGCGTCGGCGCCGTGATGGGCGCGAAGCGGTTGAAGGCGGTCGTCGCCCGCGGCGACCGGCCCGAGATCCCGCCCGCGATCGAGGAGCTCCGGGAGCGGACCGACGCCGAGTACGCCGACCACGCCACCGGCCGCTGGCAGGCCGCCAGCGGCACCCTCGAGTCGGTCGAGTTCGCCGACGAGGTGGGCGCGCTCGCGACCGAGGGGTGGCAGGCCGGCCGGTTCGAGGGGAGCGAGGGCGTCGGGATCAGCGCCGCCCGGGACGCCGCGATCGAGCGCGAACGCGGGGACGACCGCGTCCCCGGCGGCTTCCGAGTCGACACCGAGGAGGGCGAGAGCGTCCCCCGAGGGGCGACGCCGATCAGCCTCGGTGCTGGCCTCGGGATCGACGACTTCGACGCGGTCGCGGCGCTGGGCGCGGCGTGTGACCGCCTCGGCGTCGACGTGATCGAATCGGGCAGCGCCGTCTCCTGGACCGTCCTCGCCGCGGAGGCTGGCGTCGTCGACGAGACGGTCGAGTTCGGCGACGACGAGGCCGCACGCGAACTCGTCGAGCGGATCGCCCGCCGCGAGGACCCGCTGGCGGACGCACTCGGACAGGGGGTCGCCGAGGCCGCCGCGTTCGCGGCTCGGAACGAGCGAGGCGGCGACGGCGCGGACGCCGGGGATACCGACCTCTCCGGCGAAGAACTGGTGCCGACGGTGAAGGCCATGGCGCTCCCGGGGTACGACCCGCGAGGCGCCGAGGGGATGGCGCTGGCCTACGCCACCAGCGACCGCGGCGGTTGTCACCGGCGCGCCCGGCCCGTCGAGGAGGAGGTGTTCCACGACCGGAGCCGTGCGGAGACCGTCCGCGAGGTCGCGGAGGCACAGACCGCCCGCTCGGTGCTCTGGAGCCTCGTCGCCGACGACTTCCTCGGCGACGTGCTCCGGGAAGATCTGGGTGCGGAGTGGCTCCGCGCGGTCGGCATCGACCACGACGCCGCGTCGCTGGCCCGGGCCGGCGAACGGATCTGGACGCTGGTCCGGCTGTTCAACGCCCGCGAGGGGTTCGACCGCGCGGACGACGAACTGCCCGCCCGCCTGCGGCAGGCACGCGAGGACGGCGCCGCGATCGACCCCGCGGCGTTCGAGCGCACGCTCGACGCCTACTACGAGTTCCGCGGCTGGGGCCGCGACGGCCTCCCCACTCGTGAGTTCGTCACGACACTCGACCTCGACGACGTGATCGACGCCGAGACGCCGCTCTCGACCGACGCCCCGGCGCCCGCCGGCGACGCGACAGTACCCGACGATACCCAGACAGAATGA
- a CDS encoding formate dehydrogenase subunit alpha — MSSQPVSLDLDRRSFLKASALAGAVALGGGGAGQALAQSDGEVDGTDEEGELTKTVCNFCAVGCGFRGERKGNAFVGQEPWHENPINNGSLCSKGAAIYGSEHSERRLKHPLIKDGDSWRKAGWSEALDKVGDEINQIREEHGPDSVMWMGSAHFSNEESYAFRKLSSLFGTNNVDHQARICHSTTVAGLANTWGYGAMTNTINDYRNFDLNIIIGQNPAEAHPIAMQHILEGQKRGGEIAVVDPRFTKTAAHGDYYYRMRPGTDVALMMGLMKYLRDEQNLDQEMLEERVMGWPDVETELDQYDLETVEDITWVSQEQIQQLGDLIAENAPNVQIEWAMGGTQHNNGTQNIRSYALTSLASGSAARSGGGLQVMRGHANVQGATDLAVASHILPGYYSVGSPGSWRYWTDVWSKSPYTSGEIGFEELYEEYDLMPEEKYAAQSGEGEVDETFPNDRSMMFQKGMTVARWFDGGLPQEERLNETPLYQPDELKAVVIWGHSLNSISEMQKMKDAMDRMDLVVVVDVFPSVASVLSDQDNVVILSAASQYEHHRSLTNSHRSVQWSEPVRPPSHNTKPDLEIMQELAARFGFGDHFDWGSGPGLYNGKSTYEETLREVNLGVRTIGYQQDPERLQEQQEYDYAFSTDNLRCEEEGLPVSGEFWQLPWPCWGEGHPGTPIIWNDDLDPRNGGQDFRARWGVQAPTPEEWEGMDVGDKEYPMQETYDQDGEEGLNLLRDPYEPEWESDFDDEVQGVPQYPGFATTLPEDYSNPDQLSLPYAYALDPDQSVYDTAVAMNQRYGTDFDEDWYEQYDYAQPDAPTGRGRARAVVWGFLDTVPVHREPVESPRPDLVEDWPANGQQTNFYRLDQNNASVQERATAAANDPGDESAFSTVMTTGRQVEHQGGGAESRSNEYLADLQPHMYVEIHPNMAEEMGIDGGDLVVVSTTDRGSVLVKSRVTPRPGHGPEEEEIFLPYHWGGIAKGESLLEKYPDGNEPFAIGDSVNFITSRGYDVETQMQETKAALAKVRPATQELVDELNMDVDLETFSFPQDEAGFGMQKDFDTRDNTTVQ, encoded by the coding sequence ATGAGTTCACAACCAGTCTCCCTCGACCTGGACCGCAGGTCGTTCCTGAAGGCGAGTGCGCTGGCCGGCGCAGTAGCCCTCGGGGGCGGCGGCGCGGGACAGGCACTCGCACAAAGCGACGGGGAGGTAGACGGAACCGACGAAGAGGGCGAACTCACGAAGACGGTCTGTAACTTCTGTGCCGTCGGCTGTGGGTTCCGGGGCGAACGCAAGGGCAACGCCTTCGTCGGGCAGGAGCCCTGGCACGAGAACCCGATAAACAACGGCTCGCTCTGTTCGAAGGGCGCCGCGATCTACGGGAGTGAACACTCCGAGCGGCGTCTCAAACATCCGCTGATCAAGGACGGCGACAGCTGGCGCAAGGCCGGCTGGAGCGAGGCGCTCGACAAGGTCGGCGACGAGATCAACCAGATCCGAGAGGAGCACGGCCCGGACTCGGTGATGTGGATGGGGTCGGCCCACTTCTCCAACGAGGAGTCCTACGCGTTCCGAAAGCTGAGCAGCCTGTTCGGGACGAACAACGTGGACCACCAGGCTCGGATCTGTCACTCCACCACCGTCGCCGGCCTCGCGAACACGTGGGGGTACGGGGCGATGACCAACACGATCAACGACTACCGCAACTTCGACCTCAACATCATCATCGGCCAGAACCCGGCCGAGGCCCACCCGATCGCGATGCAGCACATCCTCGAGGGCCAGAAACGTGGGGGCGAGATCGCGGTCGTCGACCCGCGGTTCACCAAGACTGCGGCCCACGGGGACTACTACTACCGGATGCGGCCCGGGACCGACGTGGCCCTGATGATGGGGCTGATGAAGTATCTCCGGGACGAGCAGAACCTCGACCAGGAGATGCTGGAGGAGCGGGTCATGGGCTGGCCCGACGTCGAGACGGAGCTCGACCAGTACGACCTCGAGACCGTCGAGGACATCACCTGGGTCAGTCAGGAGCAGATCCAGCAGCTCGGCGACCTGATCGCCGAGAACGCCCCCAACGTCCAGATCGAGTGGGCGATGGGCGGGACCCAGCACAACAACGGGACCCAGAACATCCGATCGTACGCGCTCACCTCGCTGGCGTCCGGGAGCGCCGCCCGATCCGGCGGCGGCCTGCAGGTCATGCGTGGCCACGCGAACGTGCAGGGGGCGACCGACCTCGCGGTCGCGAGCCACATCCTGCCGGGCTACTACTCGGTCGGCTCGCCCGGCTCGTGGCGCTACTGGACGGACGTCTGGAGCAAAAGCCCGTACACGAGCGGGGAGATCGGCTTCGAGGAACTGTACGAGGAGTACGACCTGATGCCGGAGGAGAAGTACGCCGCGCAGTCCGGTGAGGGTGAGGTCGACGAGACGTTCCCGAACGACCGCTCGATGATGTTCCAGAAGGGGATGACCGTCGCGCGGTGGTTCGACGGCGGGCTCCCCCAGGAGGAGCGGCTCAACGAGACGCCGCTGTACCAGCCCGACGAGCTGAAAGCCGTCGTCATCTGGGGCCACTCGCTGAACTCCATCTCGGAGATGCAGAAGATGAAAGACGCGATGGACCGGATGGATCTGGTCGTCGTCGTCGACGTGTTCCCCTCGGTGGCGTCGGTGCTCTCCGATCAGGACAACGTCGTGATCCTCTCGGCGGCCTCGCAGTACGAGCACCACCGCTCGCTCACCAACTCCCACCGTTCGGTCCAGTGGTCCGAGCCCGTGCGACCGCCGTCGCACAACACGAAGCCGGACCTCGAGATCATGCAGGAGCTCGCGGCCCGATTCGGCTTCGGCGACCACTTCGACTGGGGCTCCGGCCCCGGCCTGTACAACGGGAAGAGCACCTACGAGGAGACCTTGCGCGAGGTCAACCTCGGCGTCCGGACGATCGGCTACCAGCAGGATCCCGAACGCCTGCAGGAGCAGCAGGAGTACGACTACGCGTTCTCCACGGACAACCTCCGCTGTGAGGAGGAAGGACTCCCCGTCTCCGGGGAGTTCTGGCAGCTCCCGTGGCCCTGCTGGGGCGAGGGACACCCCGGAACCCCGATCATCTGGAACGACGATCTCGACCCGCGCAACGGCGGGCAGGACTTCCGCGCTCGGTGGGGCGTGCAGGCCCCGACACCCGAGGAGTGGGAGGGGATGGACGTCGGGGACAAGGAGTACCCGATGCAGGAGACGTACGATCAGGACGGCGAAGAGGGTCTGAACCTCCTGCGTGACCCCTACGAGCCCGAGTGGGAGTCCGACTTCGACGACGAAGTGCAGGGCGTCCCGCAGTACCCCGGGTTTGCGACGACGCTGCCCGAGGACTACTCCAACCCCGATCAGCTCTCGTTGCCGTACGCGTACGCGCTCGATCCCGATCAGTCCGTCTACGACACGGCGGTCGCGATGAACCAGCGCTACGGGACGGACTTCGACGAGGACTGGTACGAGCAGTACGACTACGCCCAGCCGGACGCGCCGACCGGGCGTGGCCGTGCACGCGCGGTCGTCTGGGGCTTCCTCGACACGGTCCCGGTCCACCGGGAGCCGGTCGAGAGCCCGCGTCCCGATCTCGTCGAGGACTGGCCCGCGAACGGGCAGCAGACCAACTTCTACCGGCTCGACCAGAACAACGCGTCCGTACAGGAGCGTGCGACCGCGGCCGCGAACGATCCGGGCGACGAGTCGGCGTTCAGTACGGTCATGACGACCGGGCGGCAGGTCGAACACCAGGGTGGTGGGGCCGAATCCCGTTCCAACGAGTACTTGGCCGACCTCCAGCCGCACATGTACGTGGAGATCCACCCGAACATGGCCGAGGAGATGGGGATCGACGGCGGTGACCTCGTCGTCGTCTCCACGACGGACCGTGGGTCCGTCTTGGTCAAGTCCCGGGTGACGCCGCGACCCGGCCACGGGCCGGAGGAGGAGGAGATCTTCCTCCCCTACCACTGGGGCGGCATCGCGAAAGGTGAGAGCTTGCTCGAGAAGTACCCCGACGGCAACGAGCCGTTCGCCATCGGCGACTCGGTGAACTTCATCACCTCGCGCGGGTACGACGTTGAGACACAGATGCAGGAGACGAAGGCGGCGCTGGCGAAGGTCCGACCGGCGACCCAGGAGCTCGTCGACGAGCTCAACATGGACGTCGACCTGGAGACGTTCTCGTTCCCGCAGGACGAGGCCGGCTTCGGGATGCAGAAGGACTTCGACACCCGCGACAACACGACGGTTCAGTAA
- a CDS encoding 4Fe-4S dicluster domain-containing protein yields MKVGAFVCDCGAPDAIDAEGVREGVGDEDVEVVASASHLCGDGLGKAAAVVEEYDLDHVVATAPDAGCQRRIQEMAEAQGLHPDATAFVDHREGSGWVHETPEATEKTARTIDATVAGLREESPSRTVSKEAGDHVVVVGDAAAAGSLSGRADVTLLANGLDFGEPEHDLDDVNVERGRVRDLSGSFGEFELAVEARVTEDCIGCMECVKQGPDEAVSSYPVDIAPDAPDGEYLDCCPVDAIEPEGVARTIEADQVVYPGGPTRGRGGQLGYFSHFDGGVAAAVESQLGGISKPQHLDIDMDICASGDSGVEGCTRCTDACPHEAVSRPAVDEVEFDETACMDCGACTSSCPTGAVELREPTNERLAREVESLLDMEEGGRLSSFFGGDSGIDSPVIGFVCSEQAADALKSYGRRAGRGEDVSYQPILPVRVNCTDTVGEAQVLHALAAGADGVAIVGCGDNCLHSGPDPKAELVDRLNVATGDLELGARTAFFAPDGDDPASFADELDAFVEGLDPSPLPTGEHEATGTGRPESPREPFTTHDWALESLRRILEETDPDRDVIRGLDTFGRMEVSDDCNLTPTCSTLCPTDAIQRSGEGELQFNHADCVNCGLCESGCPEGAITIEAGLERSRLPENRDGEEWEPVFEGEMIECVRCGTPFTSRGSMEKVQDEVGDLVEGVAGDTEHSIFEYCDECRAQIVFQG; encoded by the coding sequence ATGAAGGTAGGCGCGTTCGTCTGCGACTGCGGCGCCCCGGACGCCATCGACGCCGAAGGCGTCAGGGAGGGCGTCGGCGACGAGGACGTGGAGGTGGTCGCGAGCGCGAGTCACCTCTGTGGCGACGGGCTCGGGAAGGCCGCCGCCGTCGTCGAGGAGTACGACCTCGACCACGTGGTCGCGACCGCTCCCGACGCCGGCTGCCAGCGACGGATTCAGGAGATGGCCGAGGCCCAGGGGCTCCACCCCGACGCCACCGCGTTCGTCGACCACCGCGAGGGCTCCGGCTGGGTCCACGAAACCCCCGAGGCGACCGAGAAGACCGCCCGAACCATCGACGCGACGGTCGCGGGCCTGCGCGAGGAGTCACCCTCGCGGACGGTGTCGAAAGAGGCCGGCGACCACGTCGTCGTCGTCGGCGACGCCGCCGCCGCGGGGTCGCTGTCGGGACGCGCCGACGTGACGCTGCTCGCGAACGGGCTGGACTTCGGCGAGCCGGAACACGATCTCGACGACGTGAACGTCGAGCGCGGCCGCGTGCGCGACCTCTCGGGCTCGTTCGGCGAGTTCGAACTGGCCGTCGAGGCCCGCGTCACCGAGGACTGCATCGGCTGCATGGAGTGTGTCAAGCAGGGCCCCGACGAGGCGGTCAGCTCCTACCCGGTCGACATCGCGCCGGACGCCCCCGACGGGGAGTATCTGGACTGCTGCCCGGTCGACGCCATCGAGCCCGAGGGCGTCGCGCGCACGATCGAGGCCGATCAGGTGGTGTACCCCGGCGGGCCGACGCGAGGGCGGGGCGGGCAGCTCGGCTACTTCTCGCACTTCGACGGCGGCGTCGCCGCGGCCGTCGAGAGCCAGCTCGGCGGGATCTCCAAGCCCCAACACCTCGACATCGACATGGACATCTGTGCCTCGGGCGACTCCGGCGTCGAGGGCTGTACGCGCTGTACCGACGCCTGTCCCCACGAGGCCGTCTCCCGGCCCGCGGTGGACGAGGTCGAGTTCGACGAGACCGCCTGCATGGACTGTGGCGCGTGTACGTCCTCCTGTCCCACGGGCGCGGTCGAACTCCGTGAGCCGACGAACGAACGCCTCGCACGCGAGGTGGAGTCCCTGCTCGACATGGAGGAGGGCGGCCGCCTCTCGAGCTTCTTCGGCGGCGACAGCGGCATCGACTCACCGGTCATCGGGTTCGTCTGTTCGGAGCAGGCCGCCGACGCGCTGAAGAGCTACGGCCGGCGCGCGGGCCGCGGCGAGGACGTGTCCTACCAGCCGATTCTCCCGGTCCGCGTGAACTGCACGGACACCGTGGGCGAAGCGCAGGTGCTCCACGCGCTGGCGGCCGGCGCCGACGGCGTCGCGATCGTCGGCTGCGGCGACAACTGTCTCCACTCCGGCCCCGACCCGAAGGCCGAACTGGTCGACCGGCTGAACGTCGCGACCGGCGACCTCGAACTCGGTGCACGGACCGCGTTCTTCGCGCCCGACGGGGACGATCCCGCGAGCTTCGCGGACGAACTGGACGCGTTCGTCGAGGGACTCGACCCGTCGCCGCTCCCGACCGGCGAGCACGAGGCCACCGGCACCGGCCGGCCGGAGTCACCCCGAGAGCCGTTCACGACCCACGACTGGGCGCTGGAGTCGCTGCGCCGAATTCTGGAGGAAACCGACCCGGACCGGGACGTGATCCGCGGGCTGGACACGTTCGGCCGGATGGAGGTCTCCGACGACTGCAACCTCACGCCAACCTGTTCGACGCTCTGTCCGACCGACGCCATCCAGCGAAGCGGCGAGGGCGAACTGCAGTTCAACCACGCCGACTGCGTGAACTGCGGGCTCTGTGAGAGCGGCTGTCCGGAGGGCGCCATCACGATCGAGGCCGGGCTCGAACGCTCCCGACTGCCGGAGAACCGCGACGGCGAGGAGTGGGAGCCCGTCTTCGAGGGCGAGATGATCGAGTGTGTCCGCTGTGGGACTCCCTTCACCAGCCGCGGGTCGATGGAGAAGGTGCAGGACGAGGTGGGCGACCTCGTCGAGGGCGTCGCCGGCGACACCGAGCACAGCATCTTCGAGTACTGCGACGAGTGCCGCGCGCAGATCGTGTTTCAGGGGTAA
- a CDS encoding 4Fe-4S dicluster domain-containing protein has protein sequence MSTNESNTEVIGQGVMSTGEDTRIFPDVAACIDCGGCVVACNRTWDMPRDEQRISISTMLEGKQGATESADVGGQRRINDPSAAMDNGQKPGETSVPMQCYHCENAPCVSVCPVDALVKKDDGFVDVRDDVCIGCQYCLSACPFGAPQFPGSNDGAAEIFGTGGTMDKCTMCQDRQDVGKGPACAEECATDAILVGTTEQIADELDKRDSGTFFNDDAMKVVFGEDEASEAFGV, from the coding sequence ATGTCCACCAACGAATCAAACACCGAAGTCATCGGCCAAGGGGTGATGAGCACCGGCGAAGATACGCGCATCTTCCCCGACGTGGCCGCGTGTATCGACTGTGGCGGCTGTGTAGTCGCCTGTAACCGAACGTGGGATATGCCCCGCGACGAACAGCGTATCAGCATCTCCACGATGCTCGAGGGCAAGCAGGGTGCGACCGAGTCCGCCGACGTCGGCGGGCAGCGCCGGATCAACGACCCCTCGGCAGCGATGGACAACGGGCAAAAGCCCGGCGAGACCAGCGTTCCGATGCAGTGTTACCACTGCGAGAACGCGCCCTGTGTCTCGGTCTGTCCGGTCGACGCGCTCGTCAAGAAGGACGACGGGTTCGTCGACGTGCGCGACGACGTCTGTATCGGCTGCCAGTACTGTCTCTCGGCCTGTCCGTTCGGCGCCCCGCAGTTCCCCGGCTCGAACGACGGCGCCGCGGAGATCTTCGGCACCGGCGGCACGATGGACAAGTGTACGATGTGTCAGGATCGACAGGACGTCGGCAAGGGCCCGGCGTGTGCCGAGGAGTGTGCGACCGACGCCATCCTCGTGGGCACGACCGAGCAGATCGCCGACGAGCTGGACAAACGTGACTCGGGGACGTTCTTCAACGACGACGCGATGAAGGTCGTCTTCGGGGAGGACGAAGCTTCGGAGGCGTTCGGCGTATGA
- a CDS encoding TorD/DmsD family molecular chaperone encodes MDETAVYDARIELVDFVIEVFHDTPDEAFVERLLAGEIETPGDEVNEYLDAGFAALEEFVEENEGRDPAEVTNELAKEYTALMVGPRPNVLPHETYYRDDTEFIGEGLADVEASYGAAGWNPPEEYGEENDHIAVEFAFLRNLIERQRAGQDETVGFERVFLDEHLLTWLEQFTDHIAAETDEPLFVAGARIATGTAAFEDEIVAQLL; translated from the coding sequence ATGGACGAAACCGCCGTTTACGACGCACGCATCGAACTGGTCGACTTCGTGATCGAAGTGTTCCACGACACGCCCGACGAGGCGTTCGTCGAACGCTTGCTCGCGGGCGAGATCGAGACGCCCGGCGACGAGGTTAACGAGTACCTCGACGCCGGCTTCGCCGCGCTGGAAGAGTTCGTCGAAGAGAACGAGGGGCGCGACCCCGCGGAAGTGACCAACGAACTCGCCAAGGAGTACACCGCGCTGATGGTCGGTCCGCGGCCGAACGTGCTCCCCCACGAGACGTACTACCGGGACGACACCGAGTTCATCGGCGAGGGGCTGGCCGACGTGGAGGCCAGCTACGGCGCCGCGGGCTGGAACCCACCCGAGGAGTACGGCGAGGAGAACGACCACATCGCCGTGGAGTTCGCGTTCCTGCGGAACCTGATCGAGCGCCAGCGCGCCGGGCAGGACGAGACCGTCGGCTTCGAGCGCGTGTTCCTCGACGAGCACCTGCTGACGTGGCTGGAGCAGTTCACCGACCACATCGCGGCGGAGACCGACGAGCCGCTGTTCGTCGCCGGTGCGCGGATCGCCACCGGGACCGCGGCGTTCGAAGACGAGATCGTCGCGCAGTTGCTGTAG
- a CDS encoding DUF7124 domain-containing protein: protein MTDRIDLDDVEQPEEERDEDRPNPGDWLWRGEGSPDEEPAPPERSVDIGADDFADTGTATPRIPRENDDKPVGVPVDSGGAGGGAASSGDAPTGGVPSNDDESERDETERNDDPANTGDAPSRAWGEAAREHGASDATEADADASKPGTPAGGDGATPSASRTSAGGHSRGEEWENAQPVQQSESTPGAASHGSATTRTAEMTMAFSYRAIRRLGNVHAALADAENWTDYLGIVGDVDASTINKYQRDNVLDLDFFNGSGTGPAERLGAVGPNSMFYAERMVLVGVDEREQAWAQEADWEFVPLETAAEEAGWELGEN, encoded by the coding sequence ATGACCGACAGGATCGATCTCGACGACGTCGAACAGCCCGAAGAGGAGCGCGACGAGGACCGACCCAACCCCGGCGACTGGCTCTGGCGCGGCGAGGGCTCGCCGGACGAGGAACCAGCACCTCCCGAACGGAGTGTCGACATCGGCGCCGACGACTTCGCGGACACCGGGACGGCGACCCCCCGCATCCCGCGAGAGAACGACGACAAGCCCGTCGGCGTCCCCGTCGACAGCGGCGGCGCGGGCGGCGGCGCGGCGAGTTCGGGCGACGCGCCGACCGGCGGCGTCCCGTCGAACGACGACGAGTCCGAGCGTGACGAAACCGAAAGAAACGACGATCCCGCGAACACCGGCGACGCGCCCAGTCGTGCGTGGGGGGAGGCGGCCCGGGAGCACGGCGCCTCTGACGCGACCGAGGCCGACGCTGATGCCTCCAAACCCGGGACGCCCGCCGGCGGCGACGGCGCGACGCCGAGTGCGAGTCGGACGAGCGCCGGCGGCCACTCCCGCGGCGAGGAGTGGGAGAACGCCCAACCGGTCCAGCAGTCCGAGTCCACGCCCGGCGCGGCCTCCCACGGCTCGGCGACGACCCGGACCGCGGAGATGACGATGGCGTTCTCCTACCGCGCGATCCGGCGGCTCGGGAACGTTCACGCCGCGCTGGCCGACGCCGAAAACTGGACCGACTACCTCGGCATCGTCGGCGACGTGGACGCGTCAACGATCAACAAGTACCAGCGCGACAACGTCCTGGATCTGGACTTCTTCAACGGCTCCGGCACGGGACCGGCCGAGCGGCTCGGGGCCGTGGGCCCGAACTCCATGTTCTACGCCGAGCGGATGGTGCTCGTCGGCGTCGACGAGCGCGAGCAGGCGTGGGCCCAGGAAGCCGACTGGGAGTTCGTCCCGCTGGAGACCGCCGCCGAGGAGGCCGGCTGGGAGCTGGGGGAGAACTGA